TCCATAGCTTCAGGGTTCTCacttcttctcctttctctctcAATATCCTGGAAACAGAAAAGTTATCTTATGCTAGAGTCTCAAACATTGTCAAAAACATATATAGCATATTCCACCATTACAGCATAGAAAATTGGCATTATCATACCTTTTCAATGTTTTCTCTTATGGCATATTTACATGCTCGTTGGCAAATTTCTGTGATATCAGCCCCACTAAACCCTTGAGTATATTTGGCAAGAGCTCTGAGGTCAACCTCTTTTGCAATTGGTGATTTCCTCAAGCAAGCCTTAAAAATCTGGTGGCGAGAATCCTCGTCAGGGAGAGGAATATAGATCAACTGATCAAGACGACCTGGACGCAGAAGTGCTGGATCTATAATATCAGGTCGGTTGGTGGCTCCAATGATGAAAACAGTTTTCTTGGCAGACATGCCATCCATTTCAGTAAGAAGTTGGTTCAAAACCCTATCAGCAGCCCCCCCTGCATCACCCACGCTGCTTCCTCTCTGCAATACATTAGCATAAAGCAGCATCAAACGATGGGCAAGGCAAAGAATGCCAACTGTTTACAAAGATAAGCATATTCTGATTGCTAGAATAATCCATGCACAGAAACCCATATGATGCCATGCTGCTGAAAGCCAGCCAATTCATAAAGATAATAGAACTGAATAGACTTGAATGTACCTGGGTAGCAATTGAATCAAGTTCATCAAAGAACAGTACACAAGGAGCAGACTGGCGAGCCTTGTCAAAAATTTCCCGCACATTGGCCTCACTCTCTCCGAACCACATTGTTAGTAATTCTGGACCCTTGACACTGATGAAGTTTGCCTGACACTCATTGGCAATAGCTTTGGCCAGAAGGGTTTTCCCACATCCTGGAGGGCCATAGAATAGTACTCCCTTTGAGGGTGACATCCCGAACTTCTCAAACTTTTCAGGATGCTCCACAGGATATTGAACAGTCTGCATACCAATGAATAAGTTAATtgcattttttgaaaattttaagataaaaaggTAAGTAAATCGATAAGTAATCAAAAGCAGTAAACAGTATTACCTCTTGAAGCTCCCTTTTAACATTCTCGAGGCCTCCAATATCTTCCCAACTGACATTAGGTACTTCAACAACCTGATCAAGTTCAAGAAATATGATTAGAAACAGAACTGACCCCAAAAAATCATAACTGGCGTAGAATTAGTATATTTCTGAGAAATATCCTGGTTATACTCACAGTTTCACGCAGGGCTGATGGATTGCTTGTTCCAAGAGCAGTCTGGAAGTGCTCATTTGAGACTGCCATAGAGTTGAGTATCTCAGCATCTATTGTCTCATCTTCCAAGTCAATCACATCCATCTTTTCCCTGATGCACTGTAATGCTGCCTCAGTACAGAGAGCTGCGAGATCAGCACCAACATAGCCATGTGTCTCCTTGGAAATTCTTTCTAAATCAACCTGATTTAAGTcaggaaaataaattagattcaCTAATTCTTTTTATGCAGGAAAAAAAGGCATAGCTTCTAATTTTGACATTACATCTTCAGCCAGCTTCATGTTCTTGGTGTGGATACGGAGCACCTCAAGACGGCCAACTTCATCAGGGACACCAATATCAATCTCCCTATCAAATCTTCCAAACCTTCTAAGAGCAGGATCAATGCTATTGGGACGATTTGTGGCCCCAATAACAATAACATGTGCACGGGATTTAAGACCATCCATCAATGTCAACAGCTGAGAGACAATTCTCCTCTCAACTTCACCATGTGTCTTCTCTCTCTTTGGAGCAATTGAATCAATTTCATCAATGAATATAATAGATGGTGCATTCTTCTCTGCTTCCTCAAAAGCTTTTCTAAGATTGCTTTCACTCTCCCCGGCCAATTTTGACATGATCTCAGGACCGTTGATGCAAAAAAAGAAAGCACCAGTTTCATTTGCAACTGCACGGGCAATCAAAGTCTTTCCAGATCCAGGAGGTCCATAAAGCAAGATTCCTTTAGGTGGCTTCACGCCAATTGATTTAAATAACTGTGGATGCCTCAATGGAAGCTCCACTAGTTCCC
The sequence above is a segment of the Gossypium raimondii isolate GPD5lz chromosome 4, ASM2569854v1, whole genome shotgun sequence genome. Coding sequences within it:
- the LOC105768015 gene encoding cell division cycle protein 48 homolog; protein product: MSNQAESSDSKGAKKDFSTAILERKKAANRLVVDEAINDDNSVVSLHPDTMEKLQLFRGDTILIKGKKRKDTICIALADDTCDEPKIRMNKVVRSNLRVRLGDVVSVHQCPDVKYGKRVHILPVDDTIEGVTGNLFDAYLKPYFLEAYRPVRKGDLFLVRGGMRSVEFKVIETDPPEYCVVAPDTEIFCEGEPVKREDENRLDEVGYDDVGGVRKQMAQIRELVELPLRHPQLFKSIGVKPPKGILLYGPPGSGKTLIARAVANETGAFFFCINGPEIMSKLAGESESNLRKAFEEAEKNAPSIIFIDEIDSIAPKREKTHGEVERRIVSQLLTLMDGLKSRAHVIVIGATNRPNSIDPALRRFGRFDREIDIGVPDEVGRLEVLRIHTKNMKLAEDVDLERISKETHGYVGADLAALCTEAALQCIREKMDVIDLEDETIDAEILNSMAVSNEHFQTALGTSNPSALRETVVEVPNVSWEDIGGLENVKRELQETVQYPVEHPEKFEKFGMSPSKGVLFYGPPGCGKTLLAKAIANECQANFISVKGPELLTMWFGESEANVREIFDKARQSAPCVLFFDELDSIATQRGSSVGDAGGAADRVLNQLLTEMDGMSAKKTVFIIGATNRPDIIDPALLRPGRLDQLIYIPLPDEDSRHQIFKACLRKSPIAKEVDLRALAKYTQGFSGADITEICQRACKYAIRENIEKDIERERRRSENPEAMEEDFEDEVAEIKPAHFEESMKFARRSVSDADIRKYQAFAQTLQQSRGFGSEFRFAETGSRTAASDPFAAAAGGADEDDLYS